One genomic region from Prochlorococcus marinus CUG1433 encodes:
- a CDS encoding GTP-binding protein, with protein MNYFKLKYTKYILLIIFLYILFSIFVRIVNIYTLLFLIIIIYIFYNIDKKLFKKIVYKVLYKNKKNTLSFKNTYGAAKISLEGVEKINKKINDKVKVELLNYQKNKLESQLKTGDYNVTLFGAGSSGKTSIARSLLKNIVGQTSAKIGTTKQINSYKIRIPILKRNINIVDTPGLFEPSKLGEEREKETIIQASNSDLVLFVLDQDINKYENFLIKELLKLRKKIIIVLNKCDLRSRDENNIIKENIISITSARKNKISVVKTIAVPQGSPYINSDALNLVPEVGSLFREIIETLDNNGEELLSDNILFRSNKLGIKSKNFVQEQRYLMSNKVINKYMWITGGVILVNPLPAVDFLTTTSVNLQMIMELSKIYEIKLTKKDAKDLATSLLSALAKQGILKGGLAILSPVLSTSLTKIILSKSIQSVTAGWLIRIVGLSLIEYFKNGQDWGDGGIQEVVDKIYRISKREDILNKFVKEAISKIEMKKYFKSNKRLPPFTT; from the coding sequence ATGAATTACTTTAAATTAAAGTATACAAAGTATATTTTATTAATAATATTTCTATATATTTTATTTTCGATATTTGTAAGAATAGTAAATATTTATACCCTTTTATTTTTAATAATAATTATTTATATATTTTATAATATTGATAAAAAATTATTTAAAAAAATAGTTTATAAAGTTTTATATAAAAATAAAAAAAATACACTTTCATTCAAAAATACTTATGGTGCTGCCAAGATAAGTTTGGAAGGAGTAGAGAAAATTAATAAAAAAATCAACGATAAAGTAAAAGTTGAATTGTTAAATTACCAAAAAAATAAACTAGAGTCCCAATTAAAAACAGGAGATTATAATGTCACTCTTTTTGGAGCAGGTTCCTCCGGGAAAACATCTATAGCTAGATCTTTATTGAAAAATATTGTCGGACAAACTTCAGCAAAAATAGGTACAACAAAGCAAATTAATAGCTATAAAATTCGTATCCCAATCTTAAAAAGAAACATTAATATAGTGGATACTCCAGGTTTATTTGAGCCATCTAAACTAGGAGAAGAAAGAGAAAAAGAAACGATTATACAAGCATCAAATTCTGACTTGGTTCTTTTTGTGTTAGATCAGGACATAAATAAATACGAAAATTTTTTAATTAAAGAATTATTAAAATTAAGAAAAAAAATAATAATAGTTCTAAATAAATGTGATTTGAGATCTAGAGATGAAAATAACATCATCAAAGAAAATATAATTTCTATAACTTCCGCTAGAAAAAATAAAATTTCAGTTGTTAAAACAATTGCAGTACCTCAAGGATCTCCCTATATAAATTCAGATGCTTTAAATTTAGTTCCAGAGGTAGGAAGTTTATTTAGAGAAATAATTGAAACGCTCGATAATAATGGTGAAGAGTTATTGTCGGATAATATTCTATTTCGCTCAAATAAGTTAGGTATTAAAAGTAAAAATTTCGTCCAAGAACAAAGATATTTAATGTCAAATAAAGTTATTAATAAATATATGTGGATAACAGGAGGTGTGATACTAGTTAATCCACTACCAGCTGTTGATTTCCTTACTACTACCTCAGTAAACCTTCAAATGATAATGGAATTATCAAAAATATATGAAATAAAGCTTACAAAAAAAGATGCAAAAGATTTAGCGACTTCATTGCTAAGCGCATTGGCTAAACAAGGAATACTAAAAGGGGGACTCGCCATACTATCTCCTGTTTTATCTACAAGCTTAACTAAAATAATATTATCTAAATCTATACAATCAGTTACAGCAGGCTGGTTAATAAGAATAGTAGGACTAAGTTTGATTGAATATTTTAAAAATGGTCAAGATTGGGGAGATGGAGGAATTCAAGAAGTAGTAGATAAGATCTATAGAATAAGTAAGAGAGAGGACATCTTAAACAAATTCGTAAAAGAAGCTATTTCAAAAATTGAAATGAAAAAATATTTTAAATCAAATAAAAGGTTGCCTCCATTTACTACGTAA